The genomic interval CAGTACCACCTCCGGTCCCGCTCCCGCCTCCGGTGCCACCTCCAGAGAGCATCACAACGCCAAACTGAAATGTCAGGGGTTGAACGGTAACTCCGCCACGAGTGATTTGCATACCGACCCCCTACTGCGAACCGATGAGTGCGCTGTCCTAGGTTCTTTTGTGCCGTCGAACAATCCTTCCCTGCTCTATATTGCGAAAATCGAGAACGGATTGAATATCACCCGTAAGGTCAATCTTGATTTCCAAGCGGATGTTTCTATTAGCTGGCAAGGCCTCAGGGGCGAATCACCATCCGAATGATAGGTCCTCATTCGATTGGATAGCGGAGGGTTCCTTTCAAGTAGTGTTGAACCAACGCCTTGGCGAATGATCCGAACGCGTGATCTAGGAAAGACATTCCTTCCGCCACCGTGGCCGCTCTCCCTCGTGGGCCGCCAGATAGAGCACGAAGTCCTCGCTCTTCAAGGCATCAGCCTCGAAATCGAGCGCGGGGAAGTGTTCGGGATTGTCGGCCCTAATGGCGCCGGAAAGACGACACTTCTGAAGATCCTCGCGACCTTGATCCTTCCTTCCCGAGGGACTGCGCGGGTCAACGGGGCCGACCTAGTGCTGGGTGCGCCC from bacterium carries:
- a CDS encoding ATP-binding cassette domain-containing protein, producing MGRQIEHEVLALQGISLEIERGEVFGIVGPNGAGKTTLLKILATLILPSRGTARVNGADLVLGAP